The following are encoded together in the Terriglobia bacterium genome:
- a CDS encoding TetR family transcriptional regulator, with amino-acid sequence MTTTPMKIRPTPRAEDTRRRIYEAALEMFREKGFEQTTMRDIAAKAEVALGAAYYYFSAKEGIVLAFYQDLQESSHESILQAMGAHKKLKERLRCVFEKRFDSLMPNRKFCDALFRHAPDSSDPLSPFSAETRPIRERAIEHLREAVDGSEIKVPADLKPQLPFLLWLYQMGLILFWLYDRSPRQQRTEKLMDKSLNLVVNLLRISSLPLMKPLRKMMLELVETMAV; translated from the coding sequence ATGACCACGACACCGATGAAAATCCGTCCTACGCCGCGCGCGGAAGATACGCGTCGCCGCATTTACGAGGCCGCACTGGAGATGTTCCGCGAAAAAGGCTTTGAACAGACCACCATGCGGGACATCGCCGCCAAAGCGGAAGTCGCGCTGGGCGCCGCCTACTATTACTTCTCCGCGAAGGAAGGCATTGTCCTGGCTTTTTACCAGGATTTGCAGGAGTCCAGCCACGAATCCATTTTGCAAGCCATGGGTGCGCATAAGAAGCTCAAGGAACGGCTGCGCTGCGTGTTTGAAAAACGCTTTGACTCGCTGATGCCCAATCGCAAGTTCTGTGACGCGCTGTTCCGCCACGCGCCGGACTCGAGCGACCCGCTTTCGCCCTTCAGCGCGGAGACGCGTCCCATCCGCGAGCGCGCCATCGAACATCTGCGCGAAGCCGTGGACGGCAGTGAAATCAAGGTCCCCGCGGACCTCAAGCCGCAGCTTCCCTTCCTGCTGTGGCTGTACCAGATGGGACTGATTTTGTTCTGGCTGTATGATCGCTCGCCCCGCCAGCAGCGCACGGAGAAACTAATGGACAAGAGTTTGAACCTGGTAGTGAATTTGCTGCGGATATCGTCCTTGCCGCTGATGAAGCCGCTGCGGAAGATGATGCTGGAGCTGGTGGAAACGATGGCGGTGTAG
- a CDS encoding efflux RND transporter periplasmic adaptor subunit, whose amino-acid sequence MPRLIFSTVAPLLIAFAATGCGNKASADKPAGMPAFPVKVITVQAQLVPQSTDYLATLKSRNSAVLQPQVEGDVTRIFVHSGDHVAAGAPLLEIDPRKQQATVNNQEAAHKSKLATMEQNRIDLERKKKLFAAGVIAKADLDQAQSVYDSSKADAEALEASIREQRVQLRYYTVNAPTAGVVGDIPVRVGDHVTNATQLTTLDMGGQLEAYLYVPAEKSRDIRVGMPVDLLDEIGQPVTRTRVSFVSPRVDPDSQTLLVKALVANAGMKLRNAQQVHARVVWSERKLPMIPVTAVSRLSGKLFAFVAEGTGQQAVAKQRLIQVGDLIGNDYVVLEGIQPGEKVIVSGVQMLADGMPVIPGS is encoded by the coding sequence ATGCCTAGACTTATCTTCAGCACCGTCGCCCCGCTTCTGATTGCATTCGCGGCCACCGGCTGCGGCAACAAGGCTTCCGCGGACAAGCCGGCGGGGATGCCGGCGTTTCCGGTAAAAGTCATCACGGTGCAGGCGCAACTGGTCCCGCAGTCCACTGATTATCTGGCCACGTTGAAGTCGCGCAACTCCGCAGTACTGCAACCGCAGGTGGAAGGCGACGTGACCCGCATCTTTGTCCATTCCGGCGACCACGTGGCGGCTGGCGCGCCGCTGCTGGAAATTGATCCACGCAAACAGCAGGCCACGGTCAACAACCAGGAGGCAGCGCACAAGTCCAAGCTGGCCACCATGGAACAGAACCGCATTGACCTGGAGCGCAAGAAGAAGCTATTTGCAGCGGGAGTGATCGCCAAGGCTGATCTGGACCAGGCGCAGTCGGTGTATGACTCTTCCAAGGCCGACGCCGAAGCGCTGGAAGCCAGCATCCGCGAGCAGCGGGTCCAACTGCGCTACTACACGGTGAACGCGCCCACGGCGGGCGTGGTTGGCGACATCCCGGTACGCGTGGGCGACCACGTCACCAACGCGACGCAGCTCACCACGCTGGATATGGGCGGCCAACTGGAAGCCTACCTTTACGTTCCGGCGGAGAAGTCGCGCGACATACGCGTGGGCATGCCGGTGGATCTACTGGATGAAATCGGCCAGCCGGTGACGCGCACGCGGGTGTCCTTTGTCTCGCCGCGCGTGGACCCCGATTCGCAAACGCTGCTGGTGAAGGCCCTGGTGGCCAACGCCGGAATGAAACTCCGCAACGCCCAGCAAGTGCACGCTCGTGTGGTGTGGTCAGAGCGCAAGCTTCCGATGATCCCGGTCACGGCCGTCTCGCGGCTGAGCGGAAAGCTTTTTGCTTTTGTGGCTGAAGGCACGGGACAGCAGGCCGTCGCCAAGCAGAGATTGATCCAGGTGGGCGACCTGATTGGCAATGATTACGTTGTGCTGGAGGGAATCCAGCCCGGCGAAAAAGTGATTGTCAGCGGCGTGCAAATGCTGGCGGACGGCATGCCGGTGATTCCGGGATCGTAA
- a CDS encoding DCC1-like thiol-disulfide oxidoreductase family protein, whose protein sequence is MEMLYVLYDPKCELCERLKDWLLIQKQWLGLSMVPAGSEKAKKLFPDLDQIATCNDLVVISDEGQVYMNNSAWIMALYALEEYRDWACRLAHPLLLPFVRQAFEAISRNRHAISRWLKYTPEETALQLRKVTLPPCEIREGTVSDFLQ, encoded by the coding sequence ATGGAAATGCTCTACGTGCTTTATGATCCCAAATGCGAGTTGTGCGAACGGCTGAAAGACTGGCTGCTGATACAAAAGCAGTGGCTGGGGCTGAGCATGGTCCCCGCCGGTTCGGAGAAAGCCAAAAAGCTGTTCCCAGACCTGGACCAGATTGCCACCTGCAACGACCTGGTAGTGATCAGCGATGAAGGCCAGGTGTACATGAACAACTCGGCCTGGATCATGGCGCTGTACGCGCTGGAAGAGTATCGTGATTGGGCCTGCCGGCTGGCGCACCCGCTGCTGCTGCCGTTTGTCCGGCAGGCCTTTGAGGCCATCTCCCGGAACCGGCACGCGATTTCGCGCTGGCTGAAATACACTCCGGAAGAAACGGCTTTGCAGTTGCGGAAGGTGACCTTGCCGCCCTGCGAGATTCGCGAAGGGACCGTTTCCGACTTCTTACAATGA
- a CDS encoding multidrug efflux RND transporter permease subunit, whose protein sequence is MVNFFIRRPVFATVCSMLIVLAGAVSIPTLPIAQYPNLTPPTVTVSAFYTGANSQAVETSVTGLLEQALNGAEGMRYMTSTSGNDGSAAVNVVFDLERNLDIAAVDVQNRASTALGRLPIEVQTTGVGINKSSGSFVCAFGFYSDNDQYDNLFISNYLDVYVRDALKRVKGVGNILIFGERKYSMRLWLDPVRLAARNLTAADVVNALREQNVQVAAGQVGQQPAPNNQDYQISVRAVGRLSDPKQFDHIVLKRAGDGTLVELRDVGRAELGAESYGGQLRYNGKNAMGLGVIQLSNANALDVDRDVQAEMARLAKRFPPGLKYAVAFDTTRAVADSIREVLKTLAAAIIIVIIVIFLFLQGWRSTLIPAITIPVSLVGTFIFAKLFGFSINTLTLFGITLATGLVVDDAIVVIENVERHIEEGMHDPREATRTGMREVTGAVVATSLVLIAVFVPVSLFPGSTGRLYQQFALTIAFSIAISAFNALTLSPALAAVLLKHRETPKGMFAAINRLIRSGTAVYGTFLHWLAGWKPAVVVVFVLTLVATGYVYNKVPTSFIPAEDSGYFFVVVQAPPGASLQYTTRVLDKATDIINNNKDVAGMFAVPGFGFSGSASNQGLMFVSLKDIKERSGKEHTVSAVVEGLRGPLMGISEAMVTPFAPPAIFGLGTFGGFAFELQQTGGGSLDELESTVGAFLAKARQRKELTGMYSPFTARDPQFVVEIDREKAKSLNVPFSQITSALQIYVGSEYVNDFDFNNRSYRVMVQADQAFRSKPRDLRQYYVRSDDGRMISLDNLVTVKEGTNASLINHYNMFRSVEIDGSAAPGYSSGQAIKAMEEVAKEALPGGYQYEWTGISLEEINSRGQSLMLFGLGLLVVYLTLSAQYESFVLPFIILLAVPMAMLGALGAVMLGSPLYAAWFGHGLQNDVYCQIGLVMLIGLASKNAILIVEFAEQLQHRGMGLVESAIEAARLRLRPILMTSVAFILGVLPLVFATGSGAAGRNSVGVTVFGGMIVSTFLNVVIIPVLYIVVRGWLPMKVKALDETPSLAQEAS, encoded by the coding sequence ATGGTCAATTTTTTCATTCGCAGGCCGGTATTCGCCACTGTTTGCTCCATGCTGATTGTTCTGGCTGGGGCCGTGTCTATTCCCACGCTGCCCATCGCGCAGTATCCCAACCTGACGCCGCCCACGGTGACCGTCAGCGCCTTTTATACCGGCGCGAACTCCCAGGCGGTGGAAACCAGCGTGACCGGATTGCTCGAGCAGGCGCTGAACGGCGCGGAAGGCATGCGCTACATGACTTCCACCAGCGGCAATGACGGCTCAGCTGCAGTGAACGTGGTATTTGACCTGGAACGCAACCTGGACATCGCCGCCGTGGACGTGCAGAACCGCGCTTCCACGGCGCTGGGCCGCTTGCCCATCGAAGTGCAGACCACGGGCGTGGGCATCAACAAGAGTTCCGGCTCGTTTGTCTGCGCGTTCGGCTTCTATTCTGACAATGACCAGTACGACAACCTGTTCATCAGCAATTATCTTGACGTGTACGTGCGCGACGCCCTGAAGCGGGTGAAAGGCGTGGGCAACATCCTCATTTTCGGGGAGCGCAAGTACTCGATGCGGCTGTGGCTGGACCCGGTAAGGCTGGCGGCACGCAACCTGACGGCGGCCGACGTGGTCAACGCCTTGCGCGAGCAGAACGTGCAAGTGGCGGCCGGCCAAGTGGGGCAGCAACCGGCGCCCAACAACCAGGATTACCAGATCAGCGTGCGCGCCGTGGGCCGGCTGAGCGATCCCAAACAGTTTGACCACATCGTGCTGAAGCGGGCCGGTGACGGCACGCTGGTCGAGCTGCGCGACGTGGGCCGCGCTGAACTAGGCGCGGAAAGCTACGGCGGCCAGCTGCGCTACAACGGCAAGAACGCCATGGGACTGGGCGTGATCCAGCTTTCCAACGCCAACGCGCTGGACGTGGACCGCGACGTGCAAGCCGAGATGGCGCGCCTCGCCAAACGCTTTCCTCCGGGACTGAAATACGCCGTGGCCTTTGACACCACGCGCGCCGTGGCCGACTCCATCCGGGAAGTGCTCAAGACGCTGGCGGCGGCCATCATCATCGTCATCATCGTCATCTTTCTGTTCTTGCAGGGCTGGCGCAGCACTCTGATTCCGGCCATTACCATCCCGGTTTCGCTGGTCGGGACGTTCATCTTCGCCAAGCTTTTTGGATTTTCCATCAACACGCTGACGCTGTTCGGGATCACGCTGGCCACGGGACTGGTGGTGGACGACGCCATCGTGGTCATTGAAAACGTGGAGCGCCACATTGAAGAAGGCATGCACGATCCGCGTGAAGCCACCAGGACGGGCATGCGCGAGGTGACCGGCGCGGTGGTGGCCACGTCCCTGGTGCTGATTGCCGTTTTCGTTCCGGTATCACTGTTCCCCGGATCAACGGGGCGGCTCTACCAGCAGTTCGCGCTGACGATTGCCTTCTCCATCGCCATTTCGGCCTTCAACGCGCTGACGCTGTCGCCAGCGCTGGCCGCGGTGCTGCTCAAACATCGCGAAACGCCCAAGGGAATGTTTGCGGCCATCAACCGTCTCATTCGCAGCGGCACTGCGGTGTATGGAACTTTTCTGCACTGGCTGGCCGGGTGGAAACCGGCGGTGGTTGTGGTTTTCGTGCTGACGCTCGTCGCGACAGGTTACGTCTACAACAAAGTCCCAACCAGCTTTATCCCGGCGGAAGATTCGGGATACTTCTTCGTGGTGGTGCAAGCGCCGCCAGGAGCGTCCTTGCAGTACACCACCAGGGTGCTGGACAAGGCCACCGACATCATCAACAACAACAAGGACGTGGCCGGCATGTTTGCCGTCCCAGGATTTGGCTTTAGCGGCTCGGCTTCCAACCAGGGATTGATGTTTGTGAGCCTCAAAGACATCAAAGAGCGCAGCGGCAAGGAGCACACGGTGTCCGCGGTGGTGGAAGGCTTGCGCGGGCCGTTGATGGGCATTTCAGAAGCCATGGTCACTCCGTTTGCGCCGCCTGCCATCTTTGGACTGGGAACGTTCGGCGGGTTTGCCTTCGAACTCCAGCAGACCGGCGGCGGCAGCCTGGATGAACTGGAAAGCACGGTGGGAGCCTTTCTGGCCAAGGCCCGCCAGCGCAAGGAACTCACCGGAATGTACAGCCCGTTCACCGCGCGCGATCCGCAGTTCGTGGTGGAGATTGACCGGGAAAAAGCCAAGAGCCTGAATGTGCCTTTTTCGCAGATCACCTCAGCGCTGCAGATTTACGTGGGGTCAGAATACGTCAACGATTTTGACTTCAACAACCGCAGCTACCGCGTGATGGTGCAGGCCGACCAGGCGTTCCGCTCCAAGCCTCGCGACCTGCGCCAGTACTACGTGCGCTCCGACGATGGCCGCATGATCTCACTGGACAACCTGGTCACGGTGAAAGAAGGCACCAACGCCAGCCTGATCAACCACTACAACATGTTTCGCAGCGTGGAAATTGACGGCAGCGCGGCGCCCGGCTACAGCTCCGGTCAGGCCATCAAGGCCATGGAAGAAGTGGCCAAAGAAGCCTTGCCAGGCGGCTACCAGTACGAGTGGACGGGAATTTCCCTGGAAGAGATCAATTCCCGCGGGCAGTCACTGATGCTCTTTGGCTTGGGCCTGCTGGTGGTGTATCTGACCTTGTCCGCGCAGTATGAGAGCTTTGTGCTGCCATTCATTATTCTGCTGGCCGTGCCCATGGCCATGCTGGGCGCGCTGGGCGCGGTGATGCTGGGGTCGCCGTTGTACGCAGCCTGGTTTGGCCACGGCCTGCAAAATGACGTTTACTGCCAGATTGGGCTGGTCATGCTGATCGGCCTGGCCAGCAAGAACGCCATTCTGATTGTGGAATTCGCCGAGCAACTTCAGCATCGCGGGATGGGACTGGTGGAGTCGGCGATTGAAGCCGCGCGCCTGCGCTTGCGGCCCATCCTGATGACCTCCGTCGCGTTCATCCTGGGAGTGCTGCCGCTGGTGTTTGCCACCGGCTCCGGCGCGGCCGGCAGGAACTCCGTGGGAGTCACGGTGTTCGGCGGGATGATCGTCTCCACGTTCCTGAACGTGGTCATCATTCCCGTGCTGTACATCGTGGTGCGCGGCTGGCTGCCGATGAAGGTCAAGGCACTGGACGAAACGCCGAGTCTGGCTCAGGAAGCGTCCTAA
- a CDS encoding VWA domain-containing protein has product MRTHKNLLSHPAREAVALVFMFAALCAVPLLCQQSTPAQQPKPGQQTSPNQQPTPVPQTTPAPAPASAPQTDDKPSFSVQVKVVNVPATVRDKHGKIVSDLTKDDFVLEEDGRPQVIHYFSRESDLPLTLGLLVDTSFSQRRVLEKERSASYTFLDRMVHQEKDAAFIIHFDHEVELLQDLTNSHQKLQVALNSLQVGRPSDSSSSSGGSGGGPPSGYPGGRGGGTRRVSFGHGTLLYDAVYLASDELMKKQQGRKAVIILSDGVDRGSKVSLGSAIEAAQRSDTIVYSILYKDDEDYGNRDRGFGGGMGRRGPYGGGGGRRRYPQEERPDGKKILERISKETGGRLFEVSGRHPVDKIFSQIEEELRGQYSLGYTSDRAELAGYHKIHLQVKQKDMTVQSRDGYYADH; this is encoded by the coding sequence ATGCGGACCCATAAGAATCTTCTCTCCCATCCTGCGCGGGAAGCCGTTGCGCTTGTGTTCATGTTCGCGGCGCTGTGTGCCGTGCCCTTGCTTTGCCAACAATCAACGCCTGCGCAGCAGCCAAAGCCGGGGCAGCAGACATCGCCCAACCAGCAGCCCACGCCCGTCCCGCAAACGACGCCCGCTCCGGCGCCAGCTTCGGCTCCGCAGACGGATGATAAGCCCTCGTTTTCCGTGCAGGTGAAAGTGGTGAACGTTCCAGCCACGGTTCGCGACAAGCACGGCAAGATCGTGAGCGACTTGACTAAAGATGATTTCGTGCTGGAAGAAGACGGGCGTCCGCAGGTCATCCACTACTTCTCCCGGGAAAGCGATCTTCCTCTCACCCTTGGCCTGCTGGTGGACACCAGCTTCAGCCAGCGGCGGGTACTGGAGAAGGAACGCAGCGCCAGCTACACCTTCCTCGACCGGATGGTACATCAGGAGAAGGACGCGGCGTTCATCATCCACTTTGATCACGAAGTGGAGTTGCTGCAGGACCTCACCAACTCGCATCAGAAGCTGCAGGTTGCGCTCAATTCATTGCAAGTCGGGCGGCCCAGTGACAGCAGTAGCAGCAGTGGCGGCAGCGGAGGCGGACCGCCTTCCGGCTATCCCGGTGGCCGCGGCGGCGGGACAAGAAGAGTCAGCTTTGGCCATGGCACGCTACTTTACGATGCCGTCTATCTCGCTTCCGACGAACTGATGAAGAAGCAGCAAGGCCGCAAGGCGGTCATCATTCTTTCCGATGGCGTGGACCGTGGCAGCAAAGTGTCGCTGGGATCGGCGATTGAAGCGGCCCAGCGCTCTGACACCATTGTGTATTCCATCTTGTACAAAGATGATGAAGACTACGGCAATCGCGACCGCGGTTTCGGCGGCGGCATGGGACGCCGCGGTCCTTACGGTGGCGGCGGTGGTCGCCGCAGATATCCTCAAGAGGAGCGTCCGGACGGCAAAAAGATATTGGAGCGTATCTCCAAGGAGACCGGCGGACGTTTGTTTGAAGTTTCCGGCAGGCATCCGGTGGACAAGATCTTCAGCCAGATCGAAGAAGAACTGCGCGGCCAGTACAGCCTGGGGTACACCTCAGACCGTGCGGAACTCGCGGGATATCACAAGATCCACCTGCAGGTGAAACAGAAGGATATGACCGTACAGAGCCGGGACGGATACTACGCGGACCACTGA
- a CDS encoding metallophosphoesterase, whose protein sequence is MSNRPQKKEDEIVHDHNHDGVDRRGFLKCMAWAGTGAFCVIKGGVLQSYSLSRLSEIGAEAAAGELSFVQISDSHMGFDKAANPDVVGTLKAAVGKINALPVAPSFILHTGDISHLSKPAEFDTVDQVLKDAKPKDIFYVPGEHDVLGDNGEQYRERYGKGSHGAGWYSFDKNGVHFIGLVNVQDLKAGGLGSLGHEQLEWMEKDVKHLSKSTPIVVFAHIPLWSVYPEWGWGTDDSAQALAYLKKFGSVTVLNGHIHQTMQKVEGNITFHTACSTAFPQPKPGAAPSPGPMKVPAEQLRSLLGVKEVNYVRGNNTLAVIDKSLE, encoded by the coding sequence ATGTCCAACCGGCCCCAGAAGAAAGAAGATGAAATCGTCCACGACCACAACCACGACGGCGTTGATCGCCGGGGCTTCCTCAAGTGCATGGCCTGGGCCGGCACCGGAGCGTTCTGCGTGATCAAGGGCGGCGTGCTGCAGTCCTACAGCTTGAGCCGCCTGTCGGAGATTGGCGCGGAGGCGGCCGCCGGCGAGCTGAGCTTCGTCCAGATCAGTGACAGCCACATGGGTTTCGACAAAGCCGCCAACCCGGATGTGGTGGGCACATTGAAAGCGGCGGTAGGCAAAATCAATGCGCTGCCGGTTGCGCCGTCGTTCATCCTGCACACCGGCGACATCAGCCACCTCTCCAAGCCGGCGGAGTTTGACACCGTGGACCAGGTGCTCAAGGACGCCAAACCCAAAGACATCTTCTACGTCCCCGGCGAACACGACGTGCTGGGCGACAACGGCGAGCAATATCGCGAGCGCTACGGCAAAGGTTCGCATGGCGCCGGCTGGTACAGCTTTGACAAGAACGGCGTGCACTTCATCGGGTTGGTGAACGTGCAGGACTTGAAAGCCGGCGGCCTCGGCAGCCTGGGCCATGAGCAACTGGAGTGGATGGAGAAAGACGTGAAGCACTTGTCCAAGAGCACGCCGATCGTCGTGTTCGCGCACATTCCGCTGTGGAGCGTCTATCCGGAGTGGGGATGGGGCACGGACGACAGCGCGCAGGCGCTCGCGTACTTGAAGAAGTTCGGCTCGGTCACCGTGCTCAACGGGCACATCCACCAAACCATGCAGAAAGTAGAAGGCAACATCACCTTTCACACCGCGTGTTCCACGGCGTTCCCTCAACCCAAACCGGGAGCAGCGCCGTCGCCCGGACCGATGAAAGTTCCGGCGGAACAACTGCGCAGCCTGCTTGGCGTGAAAGAAGTCAACTATGTTCGCGGCAATAACACGCTGGCGGTGATTGATAAGAGCTTGGAATAG
- a CDS encoding NADH:flavin oxidoreductase/NADH oxidase, which translates to MAHLFEPLRMRGVELPHRILVSPMCQYSCTDGLANEWHLVHLGTRAVGRAAAVLTEANAVTPDGRISPDDLGIWSDAHVEPLRRVFSFVEKQGSVPGTQLAHAGRKGSTSAPFKGGKPISPQEGGWSPILAPSPLPFADGYQTPQEMSREQIAAVVQAFADAARRAEAAGARIVELHAAHGYLLHSFLSPLSNRRKDEYGGPLQNRMRVVVEVVDAVRRVWPEKYPLFLRISVSDWTEGGWTPEDSITLAQTLKGRGVDLFDCSSGGNVAGARIPVGPGYQVAFAQRVRQEAGVLTGAVGMITDPAQADQIIRTGQADVVFLARQFLRDPYWPLTAARALGQDIQWPPQYDRAKK; encoded by the coding sequence ATGGCCCACCTATTTGAACCGCTCCGTATGCGCGGCGTGGAATTGCCGCACCGCATCCTGGTTTCGCCCATGTGCCAGTATTCCTGCACCGATGGCCTGGCCAACGAGTGGCACCTTGTACATTTGGGAACACGCGCCGTAGGACGCGCCGCCGCGGTGCTGACGGAAGCCAACGCTGTGACTCCCGACGGCCGAATCAGCCCTGACGATCTGGGTATCTGGAGTGACGCCCACGTGGAACCGCTGCGCCGCGTGTTTTCCTTCGTCGAAAAGCAAGGCTCCGTGCCCGGCACGCAACTGGCGCACGCCGGCAGGAAAGGCAGCACCAGCGCGCCCTTCAAGGGCGGCAAACCGATTTCACCCCAGGAAGGCGGATGGTCGCCCATTTTGGCCCCGAGTCCTCTGCCCTTTGCCGATGGCTATCAAACGCCGCAGGAGATGAGCCGGGAGCAGATCGCCGCCGTCGTCCAGGCTTTTGCCGATGCAGCGCGCCGGGCGGAAGCTGCCGGAGCCAGGATCGTAGAACTGCATGCCGCCCACGGGTACTTGCTGCACTCGTTCCTTTCGCCGCTCAGCAACCGCCGCAAAGACGAGTACGGCGGTCCTTTGCAAAACCGCATGCGGGTGGTGGTTGAGGTTGTGGATGCCGTCCGGCGCGTGTGGCCGGAAAAGTATCCGCTGTTCCTGCGCATCTCCGTCTCGGATTGGACGGAAGGCGGCTGGACGCCGGAGGATTCCATCACCCTGGCGCAAACCCTGAAGGGCCGCGGCGTGGACTTGTTTGATTGTTCCTCAGGAGGCAATGTGGCCGGCGCCAGAATTCCGGTTGGTCCCGGCTACCAGGTGGCCTTCGCTCAACGCGTGCGGCAGGAAGCCGGAGTGCTCACCGGGGCCGTGGGCATGATCACTGATCCTGCTCAGGCCGACCAGATTATCCGCACCGGCCAGGCTGACGTGGTGTTTCTGGCGCGCCAGTTTCTGCGCGACCCTTACTGGCCGCTGACCGCGGCGCGCGCTCTGGGCCAGGACATCCAGTGGCCGCCGCAGTACGATCGCGCGAAGAAGTGA
- a CDS encoding type II toxin-antitoxin system VapC family toxin, with product MKIYVDTSFLVSLYSPDANSAAAAGVMQASKGQHLVSTLGELEVVNALQLRVFRKELSPAQARAALVAFESDLQSHVFQLVALPEHAFDRARQLSLRTTAKLGTRTADLLHIAPAMELGAEVLYSFDLQQRKLAQTLQLKLN from the coding sequence TTGAAGATCTACGTGGACACCAGTTTCCTCGTATCCTTGTACAGCCCGGACGCCAATTCCGCGGCTGCTGCGGGCGTCATGCAAGCTTCCAAAGGTCAACATCTGGTCTCCACATTGGGCGAACTGGAAGTGGTTAACGCTTTGCAGCTTCGTGTCTTTCGCAAAGAGCTCTCTCCCGCGCAGGCCCGCGCGGCGTTAGTTGCGTTCGAAAGCGACCTCCAGAGCCACGTTTTCCAGCTCGTCGCACTGCCGGAGCATGCTTTCGACCGCGCGCGCCAGTTGTCCCTCCGGACCACTGCTAAGCTCGGCACTCGGACGGCGGATTTGTTGCACATAGCGCCTGCGATGGAGTTGGGGGCAGAGGTGCTTTACAGTTTCGATCTGCAACAGAGAAAGCTGGCCCAGACACTCCAACTGAAGCTCAACTAA